TAAACTGATCTGTTAGCCTGCACCAAACTGCCTCACCTGTAGCCTTCCGTATTTAAATAAACTCTACAGTTTATTTACAAGTcaggatctttttaaaaatataaatcagatcatGCCACTCTTCTGCCCAAAACTTGGCAATGACTTCCCCCTTTACTCAAAAGAAAAAGGCCATACAGTCGTCTACAAGCATCTATACAAACTGGCCCATTCTTTCTCTAACCTCATCTCCTTCTACTCTCCCTATAGCTTACATTGCTCCAACCACAGTGGCCTCCTTGCTGTTACTTGAAAACACCAGGCATTTTCTTCCTAGGGCTTTTGCACTGGATGTTGCTTGGGCACAAAAAGCCCCAGATGTTGATTTGGCTAACTCTCATCTCCTTCAAGTCTTTGATTAAATGTCACCTGTTCAGTGAGGCCTAGTTGGATCACCCTATTTCTGCAACCTGCCCCATCCTGCCCCCTTCACACTCCTTTTATTCTGCTCTAGTTTTCTCCATAGCATCTATGATCTTATAACACAATTATGTTTATTGTTTAGGCTTATTCTCAAAAGTTCCATTGGGCAGGGATCTTTGTTGTGTTTATTGGTGTATCCCAATCACCTAAAATAGTGCCTGACTTGTAGTAggccttcaataaatatttgttgagtggatAAATTAATGCATATGCAGAGGTCTCAAACTGGTGGCCCTGAAGGAGCCACAGTTTTTGCTTacaatgttgttttttttttaatcaagtttttattttttaaattaatagccaacattttttaaatgtggagaAATTTACCACAAAAATCTCTTTCCAGTTTCTGGtgaaaaatcatacaaaatatcaCTGAATTTACATTCCTGCAACTGGATGGAGTTGTGTAGCCTTCTTTTATACATGGTATGAACTTTTCATTTTGCTACAGCCCCACCCAGAAGCTCCCTAATTTCCATTATTTGTGCAGGTCCCTGGAGGCAGTTTGCAATTCCTACCCTACAAGGAAATGAGAAAGTTCAATAACATGTAGCACCCCCGGGTTACAGAAAGCAGGGATAGTGAAAATATTGAACTGATAAGAACCAGGAACCAACCAATTAGGCCAGCCACTGAATTAAGGCCTTGGAAGCGTCCTGCAGTGTCAGACACCAACCCTTTAGTTGCTgaagtggggtgtgtgtatgcatatgtggGGAGTGGGCAGGTCGGATGGGCACAGCATATACTCTACAGAGGCTTAAGATTTTTAATGACTTGAAACAGCTGTGAAGTGCATACTAGTTGAATAGGGGCCTTGGTTAAGGGGGTAGAGTTGGGCAGGGCAGTGGCAGAGTAGTGAAGTAACATAAGGGCTGATCCCTCGTCCATGTCATAGTGCCCACCAGCGTCACAATGCCATTAAGTTGCCTAAACTCCTGCCACCCATCTCTGAACCTCACTTTGccacagagaggcactgaactgAGAAACTGCCTTGTAACAGGTCATACCCCTGTGTCTGTTCCCTTTCTTTTATCAAGAGGGGAAAAGCACAGAACTACCTCCACCCATCTGGTCTCCATATGTCAATTATCTTTACTGTTACAAATACCGGATCACCCTCTGAGAGAGGATGCTGCCTTGTTATAAAAGgtgcttttttttcatttctacttaAGGTGGTTTatataaactgtaagtaaaaataTAAGAATTTGAGTGAACTTCCCAAGTGTCAAAAGAGATGATAAGAGCAAAATAGGGTGGAAAGCTTGTATGGAACTTTACTTTTTACATCTGGCTGGcttgagaaaatataaacaggCTGGTCCATAGAAAATACAGAAGACAGTGCCAGAGCCTGGTCCTGTGTAGCTGGAAGTTATGAACCTTTCCCTATCTCAGACTCAGAGAAACTAATTTAGGCCTCTTCTTCCCAACTAGCATCACTTATAAAGAACGGGAGGACTTGACACTCCAGCCCCGTTCCTGCCTTCAGTGCTCCTGAGTCCCTAGCAGGCCTCCAGGTGGTCAGAAGCACCAAGCAGGGTGATCCCGACCAGCTGAAAGAATTGTATTCGGTAAGTGGACTTCTGCGTTGCAACAGGGAAGCCCCTTGTTGCTGTAGAGATATCTTGCAGAGGAGGTATAATTAGCTAGTTGGGAAATAAATCACAGGTTAGACCTAGAAGAGACCTTGGAGCTCATGTGTGAGGGCTACTTGCATTATAAACAAGGCTTCTGGCTCTGAGACCTCAAGTCAAGGTCATAGAGCTGGCAGTGATGAGTAGGATGGGAGAAGAGCAAATGGCAGCAAAAATAGAGCAGACTACATTAAGACTTCGGGGACCTAAAGTTGTTAAGATGTTAAGCTGGGACTAGAACCCAGAACTGCATCGCCTTGTGTCACATTGCAATACAATGGCTGTGtgtaatctgcattttaaatgaGTAATGGTGGACTTCAGAGAAAACCCATATTATGGGGAAAAGGTGAAAGAGTATTATCGGTGAGACAGCAAATAGATGGCACAGCTTTGTTTAAAGAATAAGCTCTGATGTGAATGTTTCTCAAGAGTTAGTGTATCCCTGGGGTGAGATTAGTAGGCAGTAATACTATACTGACTCCAGATTCCAGACTGATATCGAGAAGAGTTCTGTGTTAGGGGTGGAATTAGGTCCTAGGACTAATGGGTATGTTAAGACTTTGGCTCCAGTTCCCCCAGGGCTTCCCATTAGGCCCCTCTTTGctcccacagacacacccaaatcAGCCTGAGATCTGACTTGAGGACTAGATGAGTGCACAGGCAGATTATtactctcattttctctttttccaggCTGGGAACCTGACAGTGCTGGCTACTGCCTGCCTGCTCCATCAGGACCCAGTGCAGGTAGACTTCCACTTTAACCTCACTCCCCAGACCTCCGCTCATTGGCACGGCCTGCTCTGTGACCATCAACTCTTCCTGGATATCCCATATCGAGCCTTGGACCAAGGCAACCGGGAAAGGTGACTAAGCCTGGCAGGGAAAGTAGGGAGGGGAGATAGGGGACTTTACTCTTTTTATCATGGCATCATCAGGTAGTGGGTGTGCTAACCACTGAGGACTGATACAGAGCTGGATACCTTCAAACCACTGAACTGGCATGCAGACCAACCTAGCTAAGTTAGGATGTGGGGTTCAAGGAATAACTGTCCAT
The sequence above is a segment of the Manis pentadactyla isolate mManPen7 chromosome 4, mManPen7.hap1, whole genome shotgun sequence genome. Coding sequences within it:
- the OAZ3 gene encoding LOW QUALITY PROTEIN: ornithine decarboxylase antizyme 3 (The sequence of the model RefSeq protein was modified relative to this genomic sequence to represent the inferred CDS: inserted 1 base in 1 codon; deleted 1 base in 1 codon; substituted 1 base at 1 genomic stop codon) translates to MNRKLPCNRSYPCVCSLSFIKRGKAQNYLXPIWSPYVNYLYCYKYRITLXERMLPCYKSITYKEREDLTLQPRSCLQCSESLAGLQVVRSTKQGDPDQLKELYSAGNLTVLATACLLHQDPVQVDFHFNLTPQTSAHWHGLLCDHQLFLDIPYRALDQGNRESLTATLEYVEEKTNVDSVFVNFQNNRNDRGTLLQAFSYMGFEVVRPDHPALPPWDNVIFMVYSLDRDLGHLPSEPS